Proteins encoded together in one Synechococcus sp. A15-62 window:
- a CDS encoding diflavin flavoprotein, whose amino-acid sequence MSVTSTATTRRTIQLPIDDGVIGLRGLSPQRHRFELEYALERGSTANSVLFEAGDGAPAVLVHPPGMAYSAAFLPVLADALPSSDAPLLVVVGHVNPNRVALLRELAETYAGLELIVSNPGAKLIEELWSQRKPAPPGETSEQPPLPDLPPLRVIRHEQPLPLSHQRSLMLLPAPTPRWPGGLLAFEESLGLLMSDKFFSAHLCTDSWAERNRSSTEEERRHFYDCLMAPMARQVDALVERLEELDIRTIAPGHGPAIEASWRSLLNDYRRWGEGQQTASLTVALLFASAYGNTAAIADALARGVSRTGIRVSSLNCEFTPADELVSTIQQADAVLIGSPTLGGHAPTPIVSALGTLLAEGDRSKPVGVFGSFGWSGEAVDLLETKLRDGGFSFGFEPIRVKFSPDAARAKELEETGTRFARQLLQSQKRAQRRSAGGLSESRSDPAVLALGRVIGSLCVLTTRKADLSGAMVASWVSQASFNPPGITVAVAKDRAVEALLHKGDRFALNVLAEGRETALMKQFLQPFEPGADRFAGLELDTSPAEQPLLPDALAWLDGKVSQRMECGDHWLIYAEVDHGGVMDAEGSTAVHQRRSGANY is encoded by the coding sequence ATGAGCGTGACCAGCACCGCAACCACGCGTCGCACGATCCAGCTGCCGATCGACGATGGGGTCATTGGTCTGCGCGGTCTGAGCCCCCAGCGGCACCGCTTCGAACTGGAATACGCCCTGGAGCGGGGCAGCACCGCCAACAGTGTGTTGTTTGAGGCCGGTGATGGCGCCCCGGCCGTGCTGGTCCACCCTCCAGGCATGGCCTACAGCGCGGCCTTTCTGCCGGTGCTTGCCGACGCCCTGCCCAGCAGCGACGCGCCGCTGCTGGTGGTGGTGGGCCACGTCAACCCCAACCGCGTTGCCCTGCTGAGGGAACTGGCGGAGACCTATGCCGGTCTGGAACTGATCGTCTCCAACCCGGGCGCCAAGTTGATCGAGGAGCTTTGGAGCCAACGCAAGCCGGCCCCTCCCGGTGAGACGAGCGAGCAACCACCACTGCCAGACCTGCCCCCGCTGCGGGTCATCCGCCACGAGCAACCACTTCCCCTCAGCCATCAGCGCAGCTTGATGCTGCTGCCAGCCCCAACCCCCCGCTGGCCGGGCGGGTTGCTGGCGTTCGAGGAAAGCCTGGGCCTGCTGATGAGCGACAAGTTCTTCAGTGCCCACCTCTGCACAGACAGCTGGGCCGAACGCAACCGCAGCAGCACAGAAGAAGAGCGCCGTCACTTCTATGACTGCCTGATGGCCCCCATGGCCCGTCAGGTGGATGCCCTGGTGGAACGGCTCGAAGAGCTCGACATCCGCACCATCGCACCGGGCCATGGCCCAGCGATTGAAGCCAGTTGGCGCAGCCTCCTGAATGACTACCGCCGCTGGGGCGAAGGCCAGCAGACCGCCAGCCTGACGGTGGCCCTGCTGTTTGCCAGCGCCTACGGCAACACCGCAGCCATTGCTGATGCCCTGGCCCGCGGGGTCAGCCGCACCGGCATCCGGGTGAGCAGCTTGAACTGCGAATTCACCCCCGCCGATGAACTGGTGAGCACGATCCAGCAGGCCGATGCCGTGTTGATCGGCTCACCAACCCTGGGGGGCCATGCCCCTACACCGATCGTCTCGGCCCTGGGAACCCTCTTGGCGGAAGGGGATCGCAGCAAACCCGTGGGAGTGTTCGGCAGCTTCGGCTGGAGCGGCGAGGCGGTGGATCTGCTGGAAACGAAGCTGCGGGATGGCGGCTTCAGCTTTGGCTTCGAGCCGATCCGGGTGAAGTTCAGTCCGGATGCTGCCCGGGCGAAGGAGCTAGAGGAAACCGGCACCCGTTTCGCCCGCCAGCTGCTGCAGAGTCAGAAACGGGCGCAACGGCGCAGTGCGGGGGGCTTGAGCGAAAGCCGCAGCGATCCAGCGGTGCTGGCGTTGGGCCGTGTGATCGGCTCCCTCTGCGTGCTCACCACCCGCAAAGCCGATCTGAGCGGCGCCATGGTGGCCAGCTGGGTGAGTCAGGCCAGCTTCAATCCCCCCGGCATCACCGTGGCCGTGGCCAAGGACCGTGCCGTGGAAGCGCTGCTGCACAAGGGCGATCGCTTCGCCTTGAACGTGCTGGCCGAAGGGCGCGAAACCGCCCTGATGAAGCAGTTCCTGCAACCGTTCGAACCCGGTGCCGATCGCTTTGCAGGCCTTGAGCTGGACACCAGCCCCGCCGAGCAGCCGTTGCTGCCGGATGCCCTGGCCTGGCTAGACGGCAAGGTAAGCCAGCGAATGGAATGCGGCGACCACTGGCTGATCTACGCCGAAGTGGATCACGGCGGGGTAATGGATGCTGAGGGCAGCACCGCGGTGCACCAACGCCGCAGCGGCGCCAACTACTGA
- a CDS encoding rubrerythrin family protein: MDLSKPSTHANLEAAFGGESMANRKYLFFSEVAKQLGHKDLAKLFRDTAAQETEHAFAHFRLLHPELVVSDPEQLSNDEKQAILSRCLELAIEGETYEYTTMYPEFTAQARQDRDSGAEAEFAEQSSESKEHAGQFRTAAKNFGLLTPIEQHHAETYGVALEALQGKGTAGQADQPIPGKWICKVCSVIYDPAEGDPDSGIAAGTPFEAIPDDWQCPICGARKASFVPYREAELKAA; the protein is encoded by the coding sequence GTGGACCTCTCCAAGCCCTCCACCCACGCCAACCTCGAAGCCGCCTTTGGCGGCGAGAGCATGGCCAACCGCAAATACCTGTTCTTCTCAGAGGTGGCTAAACAACTGGGCCACAAAGACCTAGCCAAACTGTTTCGGGACACCGCAGCGCAGGAAACAGAACACGCCTTTGCCCACTTCCGCCTGCTGCACCCTGAGTTGGTGGTGAGCGATCCCGAGCAGCTCAGCAACGATGAAAAGCAGGCCATCCTGAGCCGCTGCCTGGAGCTGGCGATTGAAGGCGAAACCTACGAGTACACAACGATGTATCCGGAGTTCACCGCCCAGGCCCGGCAGGACCGGGACAGCGGAGCCGAAGCGGAATTCGCCGAGCAAAGCAGCGAATCCAAAGAACATGCCGGCCAATTCCGCACCGCCGCCAAGAACTTCGGCCTGCTGACCCCAATCGAACAGCATCACGCCGAAACCTATGGCGTTGCCCTCGAGGCCCTGCAAGGCAAGGGCACCGCAGGCCAAGCCGATCAACCGATCCCGGGCAAGTGGATCTGCAAGGTGTGCTCAGTGATCTACGACCCCGCTGAGGGGGATCCGGATTCCGGCATCGCCGCAGGCACCCCCTTCGAGGCAATTCCCGACGATTGGCAGTGCCCGATCTGCGGCGCCCGCAAAGCCAGCTTCGTCCCCTACCGCGAAGCCGAGTTGAAAGCGGCCTGA
- a CDS encoding NADPH-dependent FMN reductase, with protein MPPDLIVLTASNGENLKLAERFVQAAAAQNASAELIDLTQLDLPLFTPRVKAAGPGPDLAGVHDQLHRAPRWVIYAPEYNGSIPPSLTNAIAWLSVTDDDFRSLFNGRPIAMATFSGGGGMELLVSLRIQLTHLGAQVVGRQLLSNHAKPAQDDSISDLVQRLLQMSPLEL; from the coding sequence ATGCCCCCTGATCTCATTGTTCTGACAGCGAGCAATGGCGAGAACCTCAAGCTGGCGGAACGCTTCGTGCAGGCCGCTGCGGCTCAAAACGCCAGCGCCGAACTGATCGACCTCACGCAGCTCGACCTGCCTTTGTTCACGCCGCGCGTGAAGGCAGCAGGACCAGGTCCTGACCTGGCGGGCGTTCACGACCAGCTGCACCGAGCACCACGCTGGGTGATCTACGCCCCGGAATACAACGGCTCGATTCCGCCGTCGCTCACCAATGCCATTGCCTGGCTCTCGGTGACGGACGACGACTTCCGATCCCTGTTCAACGGGCGGCCGATTGCCATGGCCACCTTCTCCGGCGGTGGAGGCATGGAACTGCTGGTGTCGCTGCGCATCCAGCTCACCCACCTCGGGGCTCAGGTGGTGGGACGGCAACTGCTGAGCAATCACGCCAAACCCGCTCAGGACGACAGCATCAGCGACCTGGTGCAGCGACTTCTGCAGATGTCACCGCTCGAGCTCTGA
- the gcvP gene encoding aminomethyl-transferring glycine dehydrogenase translates to MTSPFAQRHIGPSETEQLRMLNALGYSDLQEFIADVVPADILDPAPPVEALPEGCGEAEALRQLKQLSETNTLRRSLIGLGYYGTATPALIQRHVFENPAWYTAYTPYQAEIAQGRLEALLNFQTLISELTGLPIANASLLDEATAAAEAMSLSFGVCRRPEATRFLVDANVLPQTWAVLQTRAEPLGISLERIDPATASIDASVFGVLLQLPGADGCLWDPSAVIDAAHAAGALATVAIDPLAQTLMAPVGSLGADIAVGSAQRLGVPMGFGGPHAAFFATVEAYKRQIPGRLVGQSKDAEGRSALRLALQTREQHIRRDKATSNICTAQVLLAVMASFYAVHHGPDGLQAIAQRIVGLRCQLEQGLRALGYPLEVADRFDTVTVRCASAPAVHRAAAAAGFNLRVLPDGAATADATGFGISLDELSDQRELQALLALLAEACGQELPELEAEQPPSLSLPSRSQPWLSQPVFHQYRSESELMRYIQRLVSRDLSLVHGMIPLGSCTMKLNAAAELQPVSWPAFAALHPFAPADQAQGYRRLANDLEQWLAALTGFAAVSLQPNAGSQGEYAGLLVIRAWHRSRGEADRDICLIPTSAHGTNPASAVMAGLKVVAVACDDEGNIDQQDLAAKAAQHADRLAALMVTYPSTHGVFETGIREICSVVHQHGGQVYLDGANLNAQVGLCRPGAFGADVCHLNLHKTFCIPHGGGGPGVGPIGVAAHLEPFLPGHPLQAGAASAIGPVSAAALGSASILPISWMYLRMMGAEALRQASAVALLSANYLAHRLDASYPVLFRGSTGCVAHECILDLRPLKRDAGIDVDDIAKRLMDYGFHAPTVSWPVAGTVMVEPTESESLAELDRFADALVAIREEIRAIETGSSDPQDNPLKRAPHTLAAVTADQWDRPYSRQQAAFPMEGQQESKIWPSVARIDNAFGDRNLVCTCPSVEAVAVAA, encoded by the coding sequence TTGACTTCTCCTTTTGCGCAGCGGCACATCGGCCCGAGTGAGACGGAACAGCTCCGCATGCTCAATGCCCTGGGCTACAGCGATCTGCAGGAGTTCATCGCTGATGTCGTGCCCGCCGACATCCTCGACCCAGCACCGCCGGTCGAAGCTTTGCCCGAGGGATGTGGCGAGGCGGAGGCCCTGCGGCAGCTGAAGCAGTTGAGCGAGACCAACACGCTGCGCCGTTCTTTGATCGGGCTGGGTTACTACGGCACAGCAACCCCGGCCCTGATCCAGCGCCACGTTTTTGAGAATCCGGCCTGGTACACCGCATACACCCCCTACCAGGCGGAAATCGCCCAGGGTCGCTTGGAGGCCCTGCTCAACTTTCAAACCCTGATCAGTGAGCTCACGGGCTTGCCGATCGCCAACGCGTCGCTGCTGGATGAAGCCACCGCAGCTGCGGAGGCCATGAGCCTCAGCTTTGGGGTGTGCCGTCGCCCTGAGGCGACCCGGTTTTTGGTGGACGCGAATGTGCTGCCACAAACCTGGGCGGTGCTGCAGACCCGCGCCGAACCCCTTGGCATCAGCCTTGAGCGGATCGACCCGGCCACAGCGTCGATCGACGCGTCCGTGTTCGGAGTGCTGTTGCAGTTGCCCGGCGCCGATGGATGCCTCTGGGATCCATCAGCCGTGATCGACGCGGCCCATGCCGCCGGTGCCTTGGCCACTGTGGCCATCGATCCCCTGGCGCAGACCCTGATGGCGCCCGTGGGATCCCTGGGGGCCGACATTGCCGTGGGCAGCGCCCAACGCCTGGGGGTGCCGATGGGATTCGGTGGCCCCCATGCCGCCTTCTTCGCCACGGTTGAGGCCTACAAGCGCCAGATCCCCGGCCGTTTGGTGGGGCAATCCAAAGATGCAGAAGGTCGCTCGGCCCTGCGCTTGGCGCTGCAAACCCGTGAGCAGCACATCCGTCGCGACAAGGCCACCAGCAACATCTGCACGGCCCAGGTGCTGCTAGCTGTGATGGCCTCGTTTTATGCGGTGCATCATGGGCCCGATGGTTTGCAGGCCATCGCCCAGCGCATTGTTGGCCTGCGCTGCCAGCTGGAGCAGGGCCTGCGAGCCCTTGGCTATCCGCTGGAGGTCGCCGATCGCTTCGACACCGTCACCGTGCGCTGTGCGTCGGCACCGGCTGTGCACCGCGCTGCCGCAGCGGCAGGTTTCAATCTGCGGGTCCTGCCCGATGGCGCAGCGACGGCGGACGCCACCGGATTCGGCATCAGCCTGGATGAGCTCTCGGATCAACGGGAGCTGCAAGCCCTCCTCGCACTGTTGGCTGAGGCCTGCGGCCAGGAGCTGCCGGAGCTTGAGGCTGAGCAGCCCCCTTCCCTCTCCCTGCCGTCGCGCAGCCAACCCTGGCTGAGCCAGCCGGTCTTTCACCAGTACCGCAGCGAATCAGAGCTGATGCGCTACATCCAGCGGTTGGTGAGCCGTGATCTGTCGCTTGTGCACGGGATGATTCCGTTGGGCAGCTGCACCATGAAGCTCAATGCCGCCGCTGAGCTGCAGCCTGTGAGCTGGCCTGCGTTCGCGGCGTTGCATCCCTTTGCCCCAGCTGATCAGGCCCAGGGCTATCGCCGTCTGGCTAATGATCTGGAGCAATGGCTGGCTGCCCTGACGGGATTTGCCGCCGTGTCGTTGCAGCCCAATGCCGGTTCCCAGGGGGAATACGCAGGGCTGCTGGTGATTCGCGCCTGGCATCGCTCCCGCGGTGAGGCCGATCGCGACATCTGTTTGATCCCCACCAGCGCCCATGGCACCAATCCCGCCAGTGCCGTGATGGCCGGCCTCAAGGTGGTCGCCGTGGCCTGCGATGACGAGGGCAACATCGATCAGCAGGATCTTGCGGCCAAGGCTGCCCAGCACGCCGACAGGTTGGCAGCGCTGATGGTCACCTATCCCTCCACCCACGGCGTGTTCGAGACCGGCATCCGTGAGATCTGCTCGGTGGTGCATCAGCACGGCGGTCAGGTGTACCTCGATGGGGCCAACCTCAATGCCCAGGTGGGGCTGTGCCGTCCCGGTGCCTTCGGTGCCGATGTCTGCCACCTCAACCTGCACAAGACCTTCTGCATTCCCCATGGGGGTGGTGGTCCTGGAGTGGGGCCGATTGGTGTGGCGGCGCATCTGGAGCCCTTTCTGCCGGGGCATCCCTTGCAGGCAGGTGCCGCATCGGCCATCGGCCCTGTGTCCGCAGCAGCGCTCGGCAGTGCCAGCATCCTGCCGATCAGCTGGATGTACCTGCGGATGATGGGGGCGGAGGCCCTGCGGCAGGCCAGTGCCGTGGCGCTGTTGTCGGCCAACTACCTCGCCCATCGGCTCGACGCTTCGTACCCCGTGCTGTTTCGAGGCAGTACCGGGTGTGTGGCTCATGAATGCATCCTCGACCTGCGCCCGCTCAAACGGGATGCGGGGATCGATGTGGATGACATCGCCAAGCGTTTGATGGACTACGGCTTCCATGCGCCCACCGTCAGCTGGCCGGTGGCGGGAACGGTGATGGTGGAGCCCACCGAAAGCGAAAGTCTGGCGGAGCTGGATCGTTTTGCCGATGCCCTGGTGGCGATCCGCGAGGAGATTCGCGCCATTGAAACCGGCTCCAGCGATCCTCAGGACAACCCGCTCAAGCGTGCTCCGCACACCCTGGCTGCCGTCACAGCGGATCAATGGGACCGTCCCTACAGCCGTCAGCAGGCCGCCTTCCCGATGGAGGGACAGCAGGAGAGCAAGATCTGGCCCTCTGTGGCTCGGATTGACAACGCCTTTGGTGATCGCAACCTGGTGTGCACCTGTCCTTCGGTGGAGGCGGTGGCAGTGGCGGCTTGA
- the gcvH gene encoding glycine cleavage system protein GcvH, with protein MAFAFPDSFRFADSHEYANADGELVRVGISSFAVDQLGDIVFVDLPDVGASLAKGTSFGSVESVKAVEDMYAPIAGEVVQRNEAVLASPEELQNDPHGEGWLLVLRPSDPSELDSLMTAEAYGAKVNAG; from the coding sequence ATGGCGTTCGCGTTCCCCGACTCTTTTCGCTTCGCTGACAGCCACGAGTACGCCAATGCCGATGGTGAGCTGGTGCGGGTGGGCATCAGTTCTTTCGCCGTGGATCAGCTAGGCGACATCGTTTTTGTGGATCTGCCGGATGTGGGCGCCAGCCTGGCGAAGGGCACCAGCTTTGGCTCGGTGGAGTCGGTGAAGGCTGTGGAAGACATGTATGCACCGATTGCCGGTGAGGTGGTGCAGCGCAATGAAGCGGTGCTGGCCAGTCCGGAGGAACTGCAGAACGACCCCCACGGTGAGGGCTGGCTGCTGGTGCTGCGTCCGTCGGATCCCTCCGAGCTCGACAGCCTGATGACCGCCGAGGCCTACGGCGCCAAGGTCAACGCTGGCTGA
- a CDS encoding methionine gamma-lyase family protein produces MTSVRQVVISAFAEELIDAVARDQADLAAARTAAVGQRLQRVLEALAAERVGTQHFASLTGYGHGDQGREVVDRVFARVLGAEAAAVRLQFVSGTHAIAAALFGVLRPGDRLLSITGRPYDTLEEVIGLRGKGQGSLAEFGVAYDEIDLQPDGAVDEAALSQALEHPCRLVLIQRSCGYSWRPSVTVEQIAGLCERIHARQPDCVVFVDNCYGELVQEQEPTAVGADLIAGSLIKNLGGTIAPTGGYIAGRADLVEQSCCRLTAPGIGSEGGTGFDLQRLVLQGLFLAPQMVSEALIGADLVAGVFERLGFPVNPLPGAVRSDLIQAVRLGSPDALKVVCRAFQAMSPIGAYLDPVPASMPGYASDLVMAGGTFIDGSTSEFSADAPLREPFNLYVQGGTHRAHIRLALSRALCDLNAAGLINLPQTGTT; encoded by the coding sequence ATGACATCCGTCAGGCAAGTGGTGATCAGTGCGTTTGCAGAGGAACTGATCGACGCGGTGGCGCGGGATCAGGCCGACCTGGCTGCAGCGAGGACGGCGGCGGTGGGGCAACGCTTGCAGCGCGTGTTGGAGGCCTTGGCGGCCGAGCGCGTTGGAACCCAGCATTTCGCGTCGCTCACCGGTTATGGCCACGGGGATCAGGGCCGTGAGGTGGTGGATCGGGTCTTTGCCCGGGTGCTGGGGGCTGAAGCCGCCGCGGTGCGCCTGCAATTCGTCAGCGGCACCCATGCCATCGCCGCTGCGCTGTTCGGGGTGTTGCGGCCCGGTGATCGTTTGCTTTCAATCACGGGCCGTCCCTACGACACCCTTGAGGAGGTGATCGGTCTGCGCGGCAAGGGCCAGGGTTCCCTGGCGGAATTCGGGGTTGCCTACGACGAAATCGATCTGCAGCCCGATGGGGCGGTCGATGAGGCGGCGTTGAGCCAAGCCCTGGAGCACCCCTGCCGGTTGGTGTTGATCCAGCGCAGCTGTGGCTACAGCTGGCGTCCGTCGGTCACGGTTGAGCAGATTGCCGGGCTGTGTGAGCGCATCCATGCCCGCCAGCCCGACTGCGTTGTCTTTGTCGACAACTGCTATGGCGAATTGGTGCAGGAGCAGGAGCCGACGGCGGTTGGGGCGGATCTGATCGCTGGATCGTTGATCAAGAACCTCGGCGGCACCATTGCCCCCACTGGCGGCTACATCGCAGGACGGGCCGATCTGGTGGAGCAGTCCTGCTGCCGGCTAACGGCGCCGGGGATCGGCAGTGAGGGCGGAACGGGATTTGACCTGCAGCGGCTGGTGCTGCAGGGGCTGTTCCTCGCGCCGCAGATGGTTTCGGAGGCCTTGATTGGCGCCGATCTGGTGGCGGGGGTGTTTGAGCGGCTGGGCTTCCCCGTGAACCCGCTGCCAGGTGCGGTGCGCAGCGATTTGATCCAGGCGGTGCGGCTGGGCAGTCCGGACGCTCTCAAAGTCGTGTGCCGTGCCTTCCAGGCGATGTCGCCGATCGGGGCCTACCTCGATCCAGTGCCTGCCTCGATGCCTGGCTATGCCTCTGATCTGGTGATGGCTGGTGGAACCTTCATCGACGGCTCCACCAGTGAATTTTCGGCCGATGCGCCGCTGCGGGAACCGTTCAACCTCTATGTGCAGGGCGGCACCCATCGCGCCCACATCCGCTTGGCCCTGTCCCGTGCGTTGTGTGACCTCAATGCGGCAGGACTGATCAATCTCCCGCAGACTGGGACCACCTGA
- a CDS encoding acyl-CoA desaturase produces the protein MAPRDPLPARQRKFKTGTTSFMVVMHVLATVALLPRFWSWQGVVAFGVLYWMTVLGVTLGLHRLVAHRSMVVPVWVERILVLMGTLACQSGPIEWVGLHRHHHRFSDQPTDHHDAGRGLWWAHSEWMLHDIPALKELDRYAGDLQCDPFYRWLDRWFLLLQIPLGLGLYWFGEAAQVHGGGIGLVLWAIPLRLVVVYHVTWLVNSATHAFGYRNFDCPDLSRNCWWVALLSFGEGWHNNHHAHPASARHGLRWFEFDLTWQHVRLLKRLGLASRIRTARYVP, from the coding sequence ATGGCACCGCGCGACCCCCTGCCGGCGCGTCAGCGCAAATTCAAGACGGGAACCACCAGCTTCATGGTGGTGATGCACGTGCTTGCAACCGTGGCTCTGCTCCCGCGCTTCTGGAGCTGGCAGGGCGTTGTGGCCTTCGGCGTTCTCTATTGGATGACGGTTCTGGGCGTCACCCTGGGCCTGCACCGTCTGGTGGCACACCGCAGCATGGTGGTCCCGGTGTGGGTTGAGCGCATCCTGGTGCTGATGGGCACCCTCGCCTGCCAGAGCGGCCCGATCGAATGGGTGGGTCTGCATCGCCATCACCACCGTTTTTCAGATCAGCCCACGGATCACCATGACGCTGGCCGTGGCCTGTGGTGGGCCCACAGCGAATGGATGCTGCATGACATCCCTGCCCTGAAGGAACTCGACCGCTACGCCGGCGACCTTCAGTGCGACCCCTTCTATCGCTGGCTCGACCGCTGGTTCCTGTTGCTGCAAATCCCCCTGGGCCTGGGGCTCTACTGGTTCGGTGAAGCCGCCCAGGTGCATGGCGGTGGCATTGGCCTGGTGCTTTGGGCCATTCCTCTGCGCCTCGTGGTCGTGTACCACGTGACCTGGCTGGTGAACTCCGCCACCCACGCCTTCGGCTACCGCAATTTCGATTGCCCCGACCTGTCCCGCAATTGCTGGTGGGTGGCGCTGCTCTCCTTCGGTGAGGGCTGGCACAACAACCACCACGCTCATCCGGCCAGTGCTCGCCACGGTTTGCGCTGGTTTGAGTTTGATCTCACCTGGCAACATGTGCGCCTGCTCAAGCGGCTTGGACTGGCCAGCCGGATCCGCACAGCTCGTTATGTGCCCTGA
- the rplI gene encoding 50S ribosomal protein L9: MPKRVQVVLNEDVLSLGKDGDLVEVAPGYARNFLLPFGKAVPLTPAVMKQVEHRRAKEAERQAALKQEAVDFKTALSTIGRFTVKKQTGEDNVLFGTVTNGDVAEAIETATKKEIDRRDIVVPEIHRTGKFTVTVKLHSEVTAEINLEVVGY, translated from the coding sequence ATGCCTAAGCGTGTACAAGTCGTTCTGAATGAGGACGTCCTCAGCCTCGGCAAGGACGGAGACCTGGTGGAAGTGGCTCCCGGTTACGCCCGTAACTTCCTGCTGCCCTTCGGCAAAGCTGTGCCCCTCACCCCTGCGGTGATGAAGCAGGTGGAGCACCGCCGGGCCAAGGAAGCTGAGCGTCAGGCCGCCCTGAAGCAAGAAGCCGTCGACTTCAAGACTGCCCTCTCCACCATTGGGCGCTTCACCGTGAAGAAGCAAACCGGTGAAGACAACGTGCTGTTTGGCACCGTCACCAACGGTGACGTGGCAGAAGCCATCGAAACCGCCACCAAGAAGGAGATCGACCGCCGCGACATCGTGGTGCCTGAGATCCACCGCACCGGCAAGTTCACCGTGACGGTGAAGCTGCACAGCGAAGTCACCGCTGAGATCAACCTGGAAGTGGTCGGCTACTGA
- the dnaB gene encoding replicative DNA helicase, with the protein MVSVPLPENNDGGRRGFGQGRRDDEPNFEALPDSLPPQNLEAEEAVLGGILLDPDAIGRVADVLQPEAFYLNAHREIFRTALMLHGQGKPTDLTAMSAWLADTGALEKVGGNNRLVELVERVPSTASIEQVARLVMDKFLRRQLIRSGNEVIQLGFDQSLPMEQVLDQAEQKIFAISQEKPSKGLTPTAEILTQTFEEIESRSLGTSVAGIPVNFYDLDAMTQGLQRSDLIIVAGRPAMGKTSIALNLAKNVAQLHDMPVCLFSLEMSKEQLTYRLLSMEVGIEAGRLRTGRLQQEEWPLLGQGINSLGQLPIFIDDKPNSGVLEMRSLCRRLMAEQGKELGLVMIDYLQLMEGSGSDNRVQELSRITRGLKQMARELNVPVIALSQLSRGVEARTNKRPMLSDLRESGSIEQDADLVLMIYRDEYYNPETPDRGITEVIVTKHRNGPVGTVKLLFEPQFTRFRNLAA; encoded by the coding sequence ATGGTGAGCGTCCCCCTGCCAGAGAACAACGATGGGGGACGCCGTGGTTTTGGCCAGGGCCGACGCGACGATGAGCCCAATTTCGAGGCTCTGCCAGATTCGCTTCCGCCCCAGAACCTGGAGGCGGAGGAAGCGGTGCTGGGCGGCATCCTGCTGGATCCCGATGCAATCGGGCGTGTGGCCGATGTGCTGCAGCCGGAAGCGTTTTATCTGAACGCCCACCGGGAGATCTTCCGCACCGCCCTAATGCTTCACGGCCAGGGCAAGCCGACGGATCTCACCGCCATGAGCGCCTGGCTGGCCGACACCGGCGCCCTCGAGAAGGTGGGCGGCAACAACCGACTGGTGGAGCTGGTGGAGCGGGTGCCGTCCACCGCCTCGATCGAGCAGGTGGCCCGGCTGGTGATGGACAAGTTCCTGCGCCGCCAGCTGATCCGCTCCGGCAATGAAGTGATCCAGCTGGGCTTTGATCAGAGCCTGCCGATGGAGCAGGTGCTGGATCAGGCGGAGCAGAAGATCTTTGCCATCAGCCAGGAGAAACCCTCCAAAGGGCTCACCCCCACCGCCGAAATCCTCACCCAGACCTTTGAGGAGATCGAAAGCCGCTCGCTGGGCACCTCGGTGGCCGGCATCCCGGTGAATTTCTACGACCTGGATGCGATGACCCAGGGCCTGCAGCGCAGCGACCTGATCATCGTGGCGGGCCGGCCGGCCATGGGCAAAACCTCGATCGCGCTGAACCTGGCCAAGAACGTGGCCCAGCTGCACGACATGCCGGTGTGCCTGTTCTCCCTAGAGATGAGCAAGGAGCAGCTCACCTACCGCCTGCTCTCGATGGAGGTGGGCATCGAAGCGGGCCGGCTGCGCACCGGCCGGCTGCAGCAGGAGGAATGGCCGCTGCTGGGCCAGGGCATCAACAGCCTGGGGCAACTGCCGATCTTCATCGACGACAAACCCAACTCCGGCGTGCTGGAGATGCGCTCGCTCTGCCGGCGGCTGATGGCGGAACAGGGCAAGGAGCTGGGGCTGGTGATGATCGACTACCTGCAGCTGATGGAAGGCTCGGGCTCCGACAACCGGGTGCAGGAGCTGTCGCGCATCACCCGGGGCCTGAAACAGATGGCGCGGGAACTGAACGTGCCGGTGATTGCCCTCTCCCAGCTGAGCCGGGGTGTGGAGGCACGCACCAACAAGCGACCGATGCTGAGCGACCTGCGGGAATCGGGCTCAATCGAGCAGGACGCCGACCTGGTGCTGATGATCTACCGCGACGAGTATTACAACCCGGAAACCCCCGACCGCGGCATCACCGAAGTGATCGTGACCAAGCACCGCAACGGTCCGGTGGGCACAGTGAAGCTGCTGTTCGAGCCGCAGTTCACCCGCTTCCGCAACCTGGCGGCCTGA